A part of Arachis hypogaea cultivar Tifrunner chromosome 12, arahy.Tifrunner.gnm2.J5K5, whole genome shotgun sequence genomic DNA contains:
- the LOC112727649 gene encoding OVARIAN TUMOR DOMAIN-containing deubiquitinating enzyme 4: MSVCFPFSQSSISAVVVKGRTHLLMSSNICGLWSQGKSSLYSSSLCPSQSQKNHVGLSCCARSSMGQTIRGYLGSCCSKQRGNLQICSSIAPRKRHHEISLACQSLNMRLLVPNQKKLPKVKCNVGPVSWPRGCASVGLILGLLVCNLSSEPVYADTDPENGKRNDQNVCKSNVAISHGKKVYTDYSVIGIPGDGRCLFRSVAHGACLRSGKPPPSESHQRQLADELRSKVADEFIKRREETEWFIEGDFDTYISQIRKPHVWGGEPELFIASHVLKMPITVYMYDRDAGGLISIAEYGQEYGKENPIRVLYHGFGHYDALEIPRRKGPKPRL; this comes from the exons ATGAGTGTTTGCTTTCCTTTTAGTCAGTCTTCAATAAGTGCTGTTGTCGTGAAGGGTCGTACTCACCTGTTGATGAGCAGTAACATCTGTGGTCTTTGGTCCCAAGGAAAATCCAGTTTATATTCTTCCAGTTTGTGCCCTTCGCAGTCGCAGAAAAATCATGTTGGTCTTTCTTGTTGCGCAAGATCTTCTATGGGCCAAACAATAAGAGGTTACCTTGGATCATGCTGCTCCAAGCAAAGGGGCAACCTTCAAATTTGTAGTTCTATAGCACCTCGGAAGAGGCATCATGAAATTTCATTGGCATGCCAAAGTTTGAATATGAGGCTTTTGGTACCTAACCAAAAGAAGCTTCCCAAAGTTAAGTGTAATGTGGGACCTGTATCTTGGCCACGTGGATGTGCATCAGTTGGCTTGATACTTGGATTACTTGTATGCAATTTAAGCTCTGAACCTGTATATGCTGACACAGATCCTGAAAATGGAAAGAGAAATGACCAAAACGTGTGCAAATCAAATGTAGCGATATCGCATGGGAAGAAAGTCTACACTGACTATTCTGTGATTG GAATACCTGGGGATGGAAGATGTTTATTTCGCTCAGTTGCTCATGGGGCTTGCTTGAGGTCTGGAAAACCTCCTCCTAGTGAAAGCCATCAGAGACAATTGGCAGATGAATTACGCTCCAAA GTTGCTGATGAGTTTATCAAAAGAAGGGAAGAGACAGAATG GTTTATTGAAGGTGATTTTGATACTTATATTTCACAAATAAGGAAGCCTCATGTTTGGGGAGGTGAGCCTGAATTGTTCATTGCTTCACATGTATTGAA GATGCCAATCACAGTGTACATGTATGATAGGGATGCTGGTGGCTTGATATCAATTGCTGAGTATGGCCAGGAATATGGCAAGGAGAATCCAATTAGAGTTCTTTACCATGGATTTGGTCATTATGATGCACTGGAGATCCCTAGAAGGAAGGGTCCTAAACCAAGGCTGTAA